One window of the Acidimicrobiales bacterium genome contains the following:
- the radA gene encoding DNA repair protein RadA, translating into MARVKTVYRCTECGGASPKWVGRCPSCEAWSSMEEEVEARPAVVTGLAPPSRPVPISEVDLGAWAARPTGIGELDRVLGGGLVPGSVTLVGGEPGIGKSTLLLQALTSMAEAGARCLLVTAEESAQQVRLRAERLGALAPNLHLVAETSLPWVLAHLAELEADVVVVDSVQTVFDPELGSAPGSVSQVRECASQLVREAKGRGTTVLLVGHVTKDGALAGPRVLEHVVDTVLSFEGDRHHALRLLRAVKHRFGSTSELGLFEMSDAGMVGVPDPSGLFLADRRTGVAGSVVVPTIEGHRPLLVEVQALVTATRLPQPRRSAQGLDGGRLALLLAVLDRWVGVRFAELDVHASAVGGVRVVEPGADLAVALALVSSVCEQPLAGDLVACGEVGLGGELRQVSQTARRLAEAARLGFRRAVVPLSAPEAPEGITAVRVATLGEAVAAVGCAPA; encoded by the coding sequence GTGGCCCGGGTCAAGACCGTCTACCGCTGCACCGAGTGCGGCGGCGCCAGCCCCAAGTGGGTCGGCCGCTGCCCCTCGTGCGAGGCGTGGAGCTCCATGGAGGAAGAGGTCGAGGCCCGCCCCGCGGTGGTCACCGGCCTGGCGCCGCCGAGCCGCCCGGTGCCCATCTCCGAGGTCGACCTGGGGGCCTGGGCCGCCCGCCCCACGGGGATCGGCGAGCTCGACCGCGTGCTCGGGGGTGGCCTGGTGCCCGGCTCGGTCACGCTGGTGGGCGGCGAGCCCGGCATCGGCAAGTCCACCCTCTTGCTCCAGGCCCTCACCTCGATGGCCGAGGCCGGCGCCCGCTGCCTGCTGGTCACCGCCGAGGAGTCCGCCCAGCAGGTCCGCCTCCGCGCCGAGCGCCTCGGTGCCCTCGCCCCCAACCTCCACCTCGTGGCCGAGACCAGCCTGCCCTGGGTGCTCGCCCACCTCGCCGAGCTCGAGGCCGACGTGGTGGTCGTCGACTCCGTCCAGACCGTCTTCGACCCCGAGTTGGGCTCGGCGCCGGGGTCGGTCAGCCAGGTGCGGGAGTGTGCCAGCCAGCTGGTGCGCGAGGCCAAGGGCAGGGGGACCACCGTGCTCCTGGTCGGCCACGTCACCAAGGACGGCGCGCTGGCGGGGCCCCGGGTGCTCGAGCACGTGGTCGACACCGTCCTCAGCTTCGAGGGCGACCGCCACCACGCCCTCCGCCTCCTCCGGGCGGTCAAGCACCGCTTCGGCTCGACCAGCGAGCTCGGCCTCTTCGAGATGTCCGACGCCGGGATGGTCGGCGTCCCCGACCCGAGCGGGTTGTTCCTCGCCGACCGCCGCACCGGGGTCGCCGGCTCGGTCGTGGTGCCCACCATCGAGGGCCACCGGCCTCTCCTCGTCGAGGTCCAGGCCCTGGTCACCGCCACCAGGCTGCCCCAGCCGCGCCGCTCGGCCCAGGGCCTCGACGGCGGCCGGCTCGCCTTGCTCCTCGCCGTGCTCGACCGATGGGTCGGCGTCCGCTTCGCCGAGCTCGACGTGCACGCCTCGGCGGTGGGTGGGGTGCGGGTGGTCGAGCCCGGCGCCGACCTGGCGGTAGCCCTCGCGCTGGTGTCGTCGGTCTGCGAGCAGCCGCTGGCGGGCGACCTGGTGGCCTGCGGCGAGGTCGGCCTCGGCGGGGAGCTGCGCCAGGTCTCCCAGACGGCGCGCCGCCTCGCCGAGGCTGCCCGGCTCGGCTTCCGCCGGGCGGTGGTGCCGCTCTCGGCCCCGGAGGCCCCCGAGGGCATCACCGCGGTACGGGTCGCCACCCTGGGTGAGGCGGTGGCCGCCGTCGGCTGCGCACCCGCCTGA
- the disA gene encoding DNA integrity scanning diadenylate cyclase DisA: MGSRGELLDALAAVAPGRLLREGVDRILQAGMGALIVVGDGPEVLNICSGGFLLDAAFSPQRLSELAKMDGAIILASDASRIARANVHLVPNPNVPTSETGTRHRTAERVARSIPVPVISVSEDQQVITVYARDEKHPLASIPSLLNRANQALSTLERYKTRLDAVSSSLSALEIEDLVTLRDVVTVLQRTEMVRRIAEEIDGYIIELGVDGRLVRLQLEELMGGVEDERRLVIRDYFHEESGWHLDEALDALAGLGTDDLLDLKFVASMLHLPGGTSDLEQSLSPRGYRLLARVPRLPETVVDRIVERFGNLQKIMRASIDDLDDVKAVGESRARAIKEALSRLAESSILDRYS, translated from the coding sequence ATGGGATCCCGGGGTGAGCTTCTCGACGCGCTCGCCGCAGTGGCCCCCGGGCGGCTCCTCCGCGAGGGCGTCGACCGCATCCTCCAGGCGGGGATGGGCGCCCTGATCGTGGTGGGCGACGGGCCCGAGGTGCTCAACATCTGCTCGGGTGGCTTCCTCCTCGACGCCGCGTTCAGCCCGCAGCGCCTCTCCGAGCTGGCCAAGATGGACGGCGCCATCATCCTCGCCAGCGACGCCAGCCGCATCGCCCGGGCCAACGTGCACCTGGTGCCCAACCCCAACGTGCCCACCTCGGAGACCGGCACCCGGCACCGCACAGCGGAGCGGGTCGCCCGCTCGATCCCGGTGCCGGTGATCTCGGTCTCGGAGGACCAGCAGGTCATCACCGTCTACGCCCGCGACGAGAAGCACCCGCTGGCCTCGATCCCGAGCCTGCTCAACCGGGCCAACCAGGCGCTGTCCACCCTCGAGCGCTACAAGACCAGGCTCGACGCCGTCTCCAGCTCGCTGTCGGCCCTCGAGATCGAGGACCTGGTGACGCTGCGAGACGTGGTCACCGTCCTGCAGCGCACGGAGATGGTCCGTCGCATCGCCGAGGAGATCGACGGCTACATCATCGAGCTCGGGGTCGACGGTCGCCTGGTGCGCCTCCAGCTCGAGGAGCTGATGGGCGGGGTGGAGGACGAGCGCCGTCTGGTCATCCGCGACTACTTCCACGAGGAGAGCGGCTGGCACCTCGACGAGGCGCTCGACGCCCTCGCCGGCCTGGGCACCGACGACCTGCTCGACCTCAAGTTCGTGGCCTCGATGCTGCACCTGCCGGGCGGCACGTCCGACCTCGAGCAGAGCCTCTCGCCGCGCGGCTACCGACTGCTGGCGCGCGTCCCCCGCCTGCCCGAGACCGTCGTCGACCGCATCGTCGAGCGCTTCGGCAACCTGCAGAAGATCATGCGGGCCTCCATCGACGACCTCGACGACGTCAAGGCGGTGGGCGAGTCCCGGGCCCGGGCCATCAAG
- a CDS encoding S8 family serine peptidase, whose product MAAEYERRGGTEVDYVYTAALNGFAGTMSDGAAARARADGRVTRVEPDGVATINATNTQSGATWGLDRIDQRSGTDGTYTYDDTGFGVTVYIIDTGILSSHTEFTGRIVGGFTSIDDEHGTNDCHGHGTHVAGTAGGKTYGVAKAVKLSPVRVLNCSGSGTWSGVTAGVDWVTKNSVKPAVANMSLGGGGNSSLDTAVQNSIASGVTYAVAAGNGNMGGKEQDACGYSPARVPEAITVGATTSSDAKTSWSNYGDCVDWFAPGSSITSAWIGSNTATKTISGTSMSSPHVAGVAALYLEDNGAASAEKVRNALYSFTTKGIVTSSKTANNHLLYSFQVVDGATSGATDPTTAPAAPQNLNATGGDAKVDLTWDAPSSDGGSPITGYKIYRGTTSGSLTALTTVGTTTSHTDLTAVNGTTYHYAVSAINEVGEGGLSTEASATTTEAASEGTAPSASFSYSCSKNDCHFDSSSSTNATAFSWTFGDGGTGSGVTASHTYISSGDHVVTLTVSSTTTTATDSTTATISCIQRGPNLQCK is encoded by the coding sequence GTGGCTGCCGAGTACGAGCGTCGTGGTGGCACCGAGGTGGACTACGTCTACACCGCCGCCCTCAACGGCTTCGCTGGCACCATGTCGGATGGCGCCGCGGCGAGGGCCCGGGCCGACGGCCGGGTGACGAGGGTCGAGCCCGACGGCGTGGCGACGATCAACGCGACGAACACGCAGTCCGGGGCCACATGGGGCCTGGACCGGATCGACCAGCGGTCGGGCACGGACGGCACGTACACCTACGACGACACCGGCTTCGGGGTGACGGTGTACATCATCGACACGGGCATCCTCTCGTCCCACACCGAGTTCACCGGGCGAATCGTTGGTGGTTTCACGTCCATCGACGACGAGCACGGCACCAACGACTGCCACGGACACGGCACTCATGTTGCCGGCACGGCCGGCGGCAAAACCTACGGTGTGGCCAAGGCCGTGAAGCTCTCGCCGGTCCGGGTCCTCAACTGCAGCGGCTCCGGCACGTGGAGCGGCGTCACCGCGGGGGTCGACTGGGTGACGAAGAACAGCGTGAAGCCCGCCGTAGCCAACATGAGCCTCGGTGGTGGTGGCAACTCGTCCCTCGACACCGCGGTCCAGAACTCGATCGCCTCGGGCGTCACCTACGCCGTGGCCGCCGGCAACGGCAACATGGGCGGCAAGGAGCAGGACGCCTGCGGCTACTCCCCCGCTCGCGTTCCCGAGGCCATCACCGTCGGTGCCACCACGAGCAGCGACGCCAAGACCTCGTGGTCGAACTACGGCGACTGCGTCGACTGGTTCGCCCCCGGCTCCTCGATCACCTCGGCCTGGATCGGCAGCAACACCGCGACCAAGACGATCAGCGGCACCTCGATGTCCAGCCCCCACGTCGCCGGCGTCGCCGCGCTCTACCTCGAGGACAACGGCGCGGCATCGGCGGAGAAGGTCCGGAACGCGCTCTACAGCTTCACCACGAAGGGCATCGTCACCTCCTCGAAGACGGCCAACAACCACCTGCTGTACTCCTTCCAGGTCGTCGACGGTGCGACGAGCGGGGCCACCGACCCGACCACCGCACCGGCCGCGCCCCAGAACCTCAACGCCACGGGCGGCGACGCCAAGGTCGACCTGACGTGGGACGCACCCTCCAGCGACGGCGGATCACCCATCACCGGCTACAAGATCTACCGGGGGACCACCTCGGGCTCTCTTACGGCGCTGACCACGGTGGGGACGACCACGAGCCACACCGACCTCACGGCGGTCAACGGCACGACGTACCACTACGCCGTGTCTGCCATCAACGAGGTCGGCGAGGGTGGACTCTCGACCGAGGCCTCCGCCACCACCACAGAGGCAGCGTCGGAGGGTACGGCGCCGTCCGCCAGCTTCAGCTATTCGTGCAGCAAGAACGACTGCCACTTCGACTCCTCCAGTTCCACTAACGCCACCGCTTTCAGTTGGACCTTCGGTGACGGCGGCACGGGGAGCGGCGTGACGGCCTCCCACACCTACATCAGCTCCGGAGACCACGTGGTCACCTTGACCGTGAGCTCAACGACGACTACGGCAACCGATAGCACCACCGCGACGATCAGCTGCATACAGAGGGGCCCCAACCTCCAGTGCAAGTGA